A region of Solibacillus isronensis DNA encodes the following proteins:
- a CDS encoding aspartate-semialdehyde dehydrogenase produces MTKKLNVAVVGATGAVGTKMMEKLIERKFPIASIKFLASARSAGKQIEFNGENYTIEEAKPESFEGIDLALFSAGGAVSEVLAPEAAKRGAIVIDNTSHFRMDPEVPLVVPEVNRHALKTIPKGIIANPNCSTIQMVAALQPIREKFGLTKVVVSTYQAVSGSGVAAIEELREQSAQWDAGKNVEAKVLPVKSDKKHYPIARNVIPQIDKFTDNGFTYEEMKMINETKKIMEAPELKVAATCVRVPVVSGHSESVYIELEQEATVQQIFDALTGAPGIVLQDDIREQLYPMPIFAENEEPTYVGRIRQDLDNKKGFHLWIVSDNLLKGAALNSIQIAEAMLEDHLL; encoded by the coding sequence ATGACAAAGAAATTGAATGTTGCCGTAGTTGGGGCAACAGGAGCTGTAGGTACAAAAATGATGGAGAAGCTGATTGAGCGCAAATTTCCAATTGCATCTATCAAGTTTTTAGCTTCTGCTCGTTCAGCGGGAAAACAAATCGAATTTAATGGTGAAAACTATACGATAGAAGAAGCGAAACCGGAAAGCTTTGAAGGGATCGATCTTGCATTATTTTCAGCAGGCGGAGCTGTATCTGAAGTGCTGGCACCTGAAGCAGCAAAGCGTGGAGCGATTGTTATTGATAACACAAGCCATTTCCGTATGGATCCAGAGGTACCGCTTGTTGTACCGGAAGTAAATCGCCATGCATTAAAAACGATTCCAAAAGGGATTATCGCAAATCCAAACTGTTCGACAATTCAAATGGTTGCAGCATTACAGCCGATCCGTGAAAAGTTCGGTTTAACAAAAGTTGTTGTATCGACATATCAAGCGGTATCCGGTTCTGGTGTGGCAGCAATTGAAGAGCTGCGTGAGCAAAGTGCACAGTGGGATGCAGGGAAAAATGTTGAAGCGAAAGTTTTACCGGTTAAATCAGATAAAAAACATTATCCTATCGCACGTAATGTCATTCCGCAAATTGATAAATTTACGGACAATGGCTTTACATATGAAGAAATGAAAATGATCAACGAAACGAAAAAAATTATGGAAGCACCTGAGCTGAAAGTTGCTGCAACATGTGTACGTGTTCCGGTTGTTTCAGGCCACTCAGAATCGGTTTATATCGAACTGGAGCAAGAAGCAACAGTACAGCAAATTTTTGACGCATTAACTGGAGCACCGGGCATTGTTCTGCAAGATGACATTCGCGAACAGCTTTACCCGATGCCGATTTTTGCGGAAAATGAAGAACCGACATATGTTGGACGTATTCGCCAAGATTTAGACAACAAAAAAGGATTCCACTTATGGATTGTGTCAGATAATTTATTAAAAGGGGCTGCACTCAACTCTATTCAAATTGCAGAAGCTATGCTAGAGGATCACTTACTATAA
- a CDS encoding NAD(P)-dependent oxidoreductase — MPMMTERWLVIGTDERMKFLAKQLSTNDRTVYYKNTTVWDEALNKVALELHPTEIVLPIHPLSIQVEELLGIRQARFFAGKLTDQWKQILENKQVQYYLEDETFIWKNAALTAEGFLAHLYKEKLNVQYKTIMITGFGRVAKMLALFLTRLNAKVIIAVRSETQKAEALAYGYQGIELNEKNSMEADFLINTIPTKWLTKDFESWMIRPIYDVASSPGCLNDIKLSQYELLPALPGKYFPQAAANLLYETILELRKEEANA, encoded by the coding sequence ATGCCAATGATGACTGAACGCTGGCTTGTGATCGGTACAGATGAGCGAATGAAGTTTTTGGCGAAGCAATTATCTACAAATGATCGCACGGTGTATTACAAAAACACGACTGTTTGGGATGAAGCACTGAACAAAGTGGCGTTGGAGCTGCACCCGACAGAAATTGTGTTGCCGATCCACCCTTTATCGATTCAAGTGGAGGAGCTTTTAGGTATTCGTCAGGCACGATTTTTTGCGGGGAAATTGACAGATCAATGGAAACAAATTCTTGAAAACAAGCAAGTGCAGTACTATTTGGAAGATGAAACATTCATCTGGAAAAATGCTGCACTTACTGCAGAAGGCTTTCTAGCGCATTTGTATAAAGAAAAGTTAAATGTACAGTATAAAACAATTATGATTACAGGGTTTGGACGTGTAGCAAAAATGCTTGCCCTGTTTTTAACACGTCTCAATGCAAAGGTCATCATCGCCGTACGTTCGGAAACGCAAAAAGCCGAGGCCCTTGCATATGGCTATCAAGGTATTGAATTAAATGAGAAAAATAGTATGGAAGCGGATTTCCTGATTAATACGATCCCGACAAAATGGCTGACGAAGGATTTTGAATCATGGATGATCCGTCCGATTTATGATGTCGCATCAAGCCCGGGATGTTTGAACGATATCAAATTATCTCAATATGAGCTGCTACCTGCATTACCTGGGAAATACTTTCCGCAAGCTGCAGCAAACTTATTATACGAAACGATACTAGAATTACGAAAGGAGGAAGCAAATGCTTGA
- a CDS encoding GntR family transcriptional regulator has product MIIKLSNNSEKPIYEQITDQLKQAILTGTLLTGDSLPSIRALAKELKISVMTTKRAYADLERDGFIVTIAGKGSYVSERNQDFLREELIRQIEMYFTKAVSIAKTANVPKEELHDLLDLLLEE; this is encoded by the coding sequence TTGATTATCAAATTGAGCAATAACAGTGAAAAGCCTATTTATGAGCAAATTACCGACCAGTTAAAACAGGCCATTTTGACAGGTACACTGTTAACAGGTGATTCCCTACCTTCTATAAGGGCATTGGCGAAAGAACTGAAGATCAGTGTTATGACAACGAAGCGGGCGTATGCAGATTTGGAACGGGATGGCTTTATCGTCACGATTGCCGGTAAAGGAAGTTATGTATCGGAACGCAATCAGGATTTCCTGCGGGAAGAGCTGATCCGCCAAATTGAAATGTATTTCACAAAAGCGGTATCCATCGCGAAAACTGCCAATGTGCCGAAAGAGGAACTGCATGACTTACTCGATTTACTATTGGAGGAATGA
- a CDS encoding M16 family metallopeptidase, translated as MVQVITAKNGVRIVTEQMPHVRSLSVGIWVNAGSRFETKEENGITHFIEHMLFKGTKNRTARQIAEEFDRIGGEINAFTSKEHTCYYAKVLDHHGELAIDILSDMFFNSLFAKEEIERERQVVLEEIYMSEDDPADDVHEKLWGVMFSEDALGRPILGTPETLATFDEEMIRAYMAKHYGPQNVVISIAGNIEESLMEKVEALFGNYEASEESVVSKPSYPTFTPGEVEKLRDTEQAHIAISFPAIAVKDPKMYSFIALNNIIGGNMSSRLFQEVREERGLAYSVFSYQSSYEDVGTFTIYASASKQNLDALKQQIDQTLFDLVAGGVTETELENAKEQLKGGFVLGLEGTEDFMNRNGVNELIHQNHRSVDEVLAKIDAISMETIDELITQILLSEPAIAIIGPENE; from the coding sequence ATGGTACAAGTAATTACAGCAAAAAATGGCGTGCGCATTGTCACTGAGCAAATGCCGCATGTCCGGTCATTATCGGTCGGCATTTGGGTCAATGCAGGCTCACGCTTCGAAACAAAAGAAGAAAATGGGATTACCCATTTCATCGAGCATATGCTTTTCAAAGGAACGAAAAACCGTACAGCCCGCCAAATCGCGGAAGAGTTCGACCGCATCGGCGGAGAAATTAATGCCTTCACATCGAAGGAACATACATGCTATTACGCAAAAGTGCTGGACCATCATGGGGAGCTCGCAATCGATATTCTGTCCGATATGTTCTTTAACTCTTTATTTGCAAAAGAAGAAATTGAACGCGAACGCCAAGTCGTCCTTGAAGAAATTTATATGAGCGAAGATGATCCGGCAGACGATGTCCATGAAAAATTATGGGGTGTCATGTTCTCGGAAGATGCGCTGGGTCGTCCGATTTTAGGAACACCGGAAACGCTGGCAACATTTGATGAAGAGATGATCCGCGCGTATATGGCGAAACATTACGGCCCTCAAAATGTTGTCATTTCGATTGCAGGGAATATTGAAGAGAGTTTAATGGAAAAAGTGGAAGCGTTATTCGGAAACTACGAAGCAAGTGAAGAATCGGTAGTTTCCAAACCGTCTTACCCGACATTTACACCAGGTGAAGTTGAAAAATTACGCGACACTGAACAGGCGCATATCGCAATTTCATTCCCGGCGATTGCGGTAAAAGATCCGAAAATGTACAGCTTTATTGCATTGAATAATATTATCGGCGGCAATATGAGTTCACGCCTGTTCCAGGAAGTGCGTGAAGAGCGCGGCTTGGCGTATTCTGTATTCAGCTACCAGTCGAGCTATGAAGATGTAGGGACATTTACGATTTATGCATCGGCATCGAAACAAAATCTGGATGCATTAAAGCAGCAGATCGACCAGACGTTATTTGACCTAGTTGCAGGCGGGGTAACGGAAACCGAGCTTGAAAATGCGAAGGAGCAATTAAAGGGCGGCTTCGTGTTAGGTCTTGAAGGAACGGAAGACTTTATGAACCGTAATGGAGTCAATGAACTGATCCACCAAAATCACCGTTCAGTCGATGAAGTGCTGGCAAAAATCGATGCGATATCAATGGAAACGATCGATGAGTTAATTACACAAATTTTATTATCCGAACCGGCAATTGCGATTATCGGACCGGAAAACGAATAA
- a CDS encoding dipicolinate synthase subunit B, producing MLEGKRIGLGITASHCTYEDVVPKITQFREAGATVVPIITPSVLHAATRFGTGEEWIAKIEEYSGEKVVSSIAEAEPFGPSNPLDCMVIAPMTGNSISKFANAATDSAVLMAAKATLRNGSPVVLGISTNDALGLNGMNLMKLMNAKNIYFIPFGQDDPIKKPTSLIADFTKMLDTVAYTLAHKKQIQPIFIQYFK from the coding sequence ATGCTTGAGGGAAAACGCATTGGTTTAGGAATTACAGCATCACATTGTACGTATGAAGATGTCGTACCGAAAATTACCCAATTTCGTGAAGCCGGTGCAACCGTTGTACCGATTATAACGCCTTCTGTATTACACGCTGCTACACGATTTGGAACAGGTGAAGAATGGATTGCGAAAATCGAAGAGTACTCCGGAGAAAAGGTTGTCAGTTCCATTGCGGAAGCGGAGCCGTTTGGACCGAGTAATCCGTTAGACTGTATGGTAATCGCACCGATGACAGGGAACTCGATCAGTAAATTTGCCAATGCCGCAACAGACAGTGCCGTACTGATGGCAGCTAAGGCGACACTTCGAAATGGGTCACCTGTAGTACTTGGTATTTCAACGAATGATGCGCTTGGGTTAAACGGGATGAATTTAATGAAATTAATGAATGCAAAAAACATTTACTTCATTCCATTCGGTCAGGATGATCCAATTAAAAAACCGACATCGCTCATAGCGGATTTCACAAAAATGCTCGATACTGTAGCATATACGCTCGCTCATAAAAAACAGATTCAGCCAATATTTATACAATATTTTAAATAA
- the dapA gene encoding 4-hydroxy-tetrahydrodipicolinate synthase has translation MDFGRIGTAMITPFKKDGTINYPELERIINHLIENGTDSIIACGTTSENPTMSTEEKIEVVRFTVEKVAGRIPVIAGTGDNETAYSIMMTHKAEENGANGIMLVTPYYNKPNQRGMYAHFKTIAKETKLPVMLYNVPGRTGANISAETTIAISKDVPNITCIKEASGNLDQMGDIIENVDPDFYVYSGDDGLTLPLLAIGGRGIISVASHVVGKDMQQMVRAFEEGRHQEAAQIHRALLPLVRALFAQPNPSPIKYAMTKLGFDTLDVRMPMMEMLPEEKAAFDEIWDTYQEKAKSFRALQVN, from the coding sequence ATGGATTTCGGACGTATTGGTACAGCGATGATTACGCCGTTTAAAAAGGACGGTACGATTAATTATCCTGAGTTAGAACGAATTATTAATCATTTAATTGAAAATGGTACAGATTCAATTATTGCTTGTGGAACAACTTCGGAAAACCCGACAATGTCAACTGAGGAAAAAATCGAGGTCGTGCGCTTTACAGTTGAAAAAGTGGCAGGACGCATACCTGTTATTGCCGGTACAGGGGATAACGAAACAGCCTACTCGATTATGATGACTCATAAAGCAGAGGAAAATGGGGCAAACGGAATCATGCTCGTAACTCCATATTATAATAAGCCAAACCAGCGCGGCATGTATGCCCACTTTAAAACGATCGCAAAAGAAACGAAGCTTCCTGTCATGCTGTATAATGTACCTGGTCGTACAGGTGCCAATATTTCAGCGGAAACAACGATTGCGATCAGCAAAGACGTACCGAATATTACATGCATAAAAGAAGCAAGCGGTAACTTAGATCAAATGGGTGACATCATTGAAAATGTCGATCCTGATTTCTATGTATACTCAGGGGATGACGGGTTAACGTTGCCACTGCTTGCAATCGGCGGACGCGGCATTATTTCTGTCGCTTCACATGTAGTAGGGAAAGATATGCAGCAAATGGTTCGTGCATTTGAAGAAGGCCGTCATCAGGAGGCTGCACAAATTCACCGAGCATTATTGCCGCTCGTTCGTGCCTTATTTGCACAACCGAATCCATCTCCAATTAAATACGCGATGACAAAATTAGGCTTTGATACACTTGATGTACGGATGCCGATGATGGAAATGCTACCGGAAGAAAAGGCAGCATTTGATGAAATTTGGGATACGTATCAGGAAAAAGCAAAAAGTTTCCGCGCATTACAAGTGAACTAA
- a CDS encoding ABC transporter ATP-binding protein, producing the protein MNAIEVKNVSKQFKKFRLNNISFTVESGTIAGFIGQNGAGKSTTIKLILNLLKKIDGNILLFEKDHIEHEVELKAQIGVVFDELHVPESFTPKELDVLYGNVYPTWDRPYFYQLLEQLDVPKYDKIKTMSKGAKMKLALSLALGHRPKLLLLDEPTSGLDPIVRDEVLGMLQNFMEQEDHAILFSSHITSDLEKIADTITFIHDGEILFSENKDDLLYGYGIWKGSHEEAKVIPNHSIIGKRDYVFGIEYLVMREFVNPVIELQKPTIDDLMLFFVKGRK; encoded by the coding sequence ATGAACGCAATTGAAGTAAAAAACGTTTCGAAGCAATTCAAAAAATTCCGGTTAAATAATATTTCATTCACGGTTGAGAGCGGAACGATTGCTGGCTTTATCGGGCAAAACGGTGCCGGAAAATCAACGACGATCAAACTCATTTTAAATTTGCTGAAAAAAATTGATGGCAACATTCTTTTATTCGAAAAAGACCATATCGAACATGAAGTGGAGCTAAAGGCACAAATCGGGGTTGTATTTGATGAACTGCATGTACCGGAAAGTTTTACACCAAAGGAGCTCGATGTCCTGTACGGAAATGTGTATCCTACTTGGGACCGTCCTTATTTTTATCAATTGCTGGAGCAGCTGGATGTGCCGAAGTATGACAAAATCAAAACGATGTCTAAAGGAGCGAAAATGAAGCTCGCCCTTTCACTTGCATTAGGACACCGGCCGAAACTTTTGCTGCTTGATGAACCAACGAGCGGTCTTGATCCGATCGTACGCGATGAAGTGCTCGGTATGCTGCAAAACTTTATGGAACAGGAAGATCATGCCATTCTCTTCTCTTCACATATTACATCGGATTTGGAGAAAATCGCCGATACGATAACATTTATCCATGACGGGGAAATTTTGTTCAGTGAAAATAAAGATGACCTGCTGTACGGTTACGGAATTTGGAAAGGATCGCATGAAGAAGCGAAAGTTATACCGAACCATTCGATAATCGGCAAACGGGATTATGTGTTTGGGATTGAGTACTTGGTTATGCGTGAATTCGTGAATCCAGTCATTGAACTGCAAAAACCGACGATTGATGATCTGATGCTGTTTTTCGTAAAGGGGCGGAAATAA
- a CDS encoding ribonuclease J, which yields MTKSKNELIRVIPLGGVGEIGKSMYVIEIDEELFVVDSGLMFPEDEMLGIDIVIPDITYLEENKERVKGIFLTHGHEDAIGSIAYVLKKIKAPVYGSKLTIALAKEHLKELPAPYQVKFFEVSSNSRMNFNSTYVTFFHTTHSIPDSLGIVFHTSEGAIVHTGEFKFDQSATGKFKPDLAKMAMLGEEGVFMLLSESMEAERPGYTTSEAVIAEELQKTFHSAPGRIIVALYASNFIRIQQVFRQAAASYRKVAVVGKSLEKMVDIGVNLGYLEIDESTLVPVNEIHKYHDDEIIIMATGNKGEPLDALDKIVRKHHRDIKIRNTDTVLITFTPSPSMEVQMYNTMNQLAKAGAHVMTSNKKVHVSGHGSAEDLKLMLNFMKPKYFIPVQGEYRMLIAHSKLAQQVGLQKSQIFIADKGDIVEYKNGKMRMTGRVQAGNVLIDGIGVGDVGNIVLRDRKLLSQDGIFIVVVTLNRAQKKIASGPEILSRGFVYVRESEQLMEEASEIAREVIEKYVGKETFEWTNIKQEIRDTLNQYLFQKTKRRPMIIPIIMEY from the coding sequence GTGACAAAATCAAAAAATGAACTAATCCGTGTCATTCCATTAGGTGGAGTTGGCGAAATCGGAAAATCAATGTATGTAATAGAAATCGATGAAGAGCTTTTCGTAGTAGACAGTGGGCTCATGTTCCCAGAAGACGAAATGCTTGGAATTGATATCGTTATTCCAGATATCACGTATTTAGAGGAAAATAAAGAGCGCGTAAAAGGTATTTTCCTTACTCATGGACATGAAGATGCAATTGGATCGATTGCGTATGTATTAAAGAAAATTAAAGCACCGGTATACGGTTCAAAGTTAACGATCGCATTGGCGAAGGAGCATTTAAAAGAATTACCTGCACCTTACCAAGTGAAATTCTTTGAAGTATCGAGCAACAGTCGCATGAACTTCAATTCTACTTATGTGACATTCTTCCATACAACACATAGTATTCCAGATTCATTAGGTATCGTGTTCCATACTTCTGAAGGCGCTATCGTTCACACAGGCGAATTCAAATTTGACCAGTCGGCAACAGGTAAATTCAAGCCGGATTTGGCAAAAATGGCGATGCTCGGTGAAGAAGGCGTATTCATGCTTTTATCAGAATCAATGGAAGCAGAACGTCCTGGCTATACAACAAGTGAAGCAGTTATTGCGGAAGAATTGCAAAAAACGTTCCATTCGGCACCAGGTCGAATTATCGTAGCATTATATGCATCAAACTTTATTCGTATTCAGCAAGTGTTTAGACAAGCTGCCGCATCGTACCGTAAAGTCGCGGTAGTCGGGAAATCATTAGAGAAAATGGTCGATATCGGTGTAAACCTAGGCTATTTGGAAATCGATGAATCAACACTTGTACCAGTAAACGAAATTCATAAATATCATGATGACGAAATTATTATTATGGCAACGGGCAACAAAGGTGAACCACTTGATGCACTAGATAAAATTGTGCGTAAACACCACCGTGACATTAAAATCAGAAATACAGATACAGTTTTAATTACATTCACTCCATCACCAAGCATGGAAGTGCAAATGTATAACACGATGAATCAATTGGCTAAAGCTGGCGCACATGTTATGACTTCAAACAAAAAAGTCCATGTTTCCGGCCACGGCAGCGCGGAAGATTTAAAATTGATGCTGAACTTCATGAAGCCGAAATACTTTATCCCGGTTCAAGGGGAGTACCGCATGTTAATTGCGCACTCGAAACTTGCACAACAAGTAGGCTTGCAAAAATCACAAATCTTCATCGCAGATAAAGGTGATATTGTCGAGTACAAAAACGGCAAAATGCGCATGACAGGACGTGTACAGGCAGGGAATGTATTAATCGACGGAATCGGTGTAGGCGATGTAGGTAATATCGTTTTACGCGACCGTAAACTGCTTTCACAAGATGGGATTTTCATTGTCGTTGTGACACTGAACCGTGCACAGAAAAAAATTGCTTCAGGTCCCGAAATTTTATCGCGCGGATTCGTTTACGTACGTGAATCTGAGCAATTAATGGAGGAAGCTTCTGAAATCGCACGCGAAGTGATCGAGAAGTATGTCGGCAAAGAAACGTTCGAATGGACAAACATTAAGCAAGAAATTCGCGACACATTAAATCAGTATTTATTCCAAAAAACAAAACGTCGTCCAATGATCATTCCAATCATTATGGAGTACTAA
- a CDS encoding ATPase, with the protein MKQMLYRFYGQQLSAWILFTPLVASILALPLFFEGTEVAAYFILSISITALCAVYLDQRESQLLMTSLFPISKKTFFIVDLSFLGRYTLYYILYTIVATTAIQTLLEQQLVLPSVKQLFVSFGISFFIIAFFLLFRRSKFGRFMNFFVFLIPLGFSQLLIFLGNLSTFQSFILFVSLLILLIIAASINYFREYRRDVL; encoded by the coding sequence ATGAAGCAGATGCTTTATCGTTTTTATGGTCAGCAATTATCTGCATGGATTTTGTTTACACCACTTGTGGCATCAATTTTAGCTCTTCCTTTATTTTTTGAAGGTACCGAAGTCGCCGCATACTTTATACTGTCCATTAGTATAACAGCGCTCTGTGCCGTTTATTTGGATCAACGGGAAAGCCAGCTCCTCATGACAAGTTTGTTTCCAATTTCCAAAAAGACCTTTTTCATTGTGGATCTCTCTTTTTTAGGACGTTACACTCTGTACTATATCCTTTATACAATTGTAGCAACGACCGCGATTCAAACATTGCTTGAACAGCAGCTTGTTTTGCCATCCGTCAAACAGCTATTCGTAAGCTTTGGCATCAGTTTTTTTATTATCGCTTTTTTCCTGCTCTTTCGCCGCAGCAAGTTTGGTCGGTTTATGAACTTTTTTGTATTTCTTATTCCATTAGGATTTTCTCAATTACTCATATTTTTAGGAAATTTATCTACTTTTCAGAGTTTCATTTTATTTGTGAGTTTATTGATCCTACTCATCATCGCTGCAAGCATCAATTACTTTCGTGAATACAGGAGGGATGTCTTATGA
- the pnp gene encoding polyribonucleotide nucleotidyltransferase, producing MNEKKVFSYEWAGRPLVVEVGQLAKQANGAAMIRYGETAVLATATMSKQPKALDFFPLTVNFEERLYAAGKIPGGFIKREGRPSEAAVLTSRLIDRPIRPMFPDGFRNEVQSILMVMSNDSDCPADVAAMFGSSLSLAISDIPFDGPIAGVHVGYIDGEFVVNPTVEQSAKSTVHLTVAGNKDAINMVEAGALEVPEEIMLEAIMFGHEEIKKLIAFQEKIVAEVGKEKLEVTLYELDADLTAAIKAECEADMNTAIQTVDKQLRQENITAVKTRVIESYEAQEADEDTMKQVNAILDKMVKDEVRRLITEDKVRPDGRKQDEIRPLSSEVDLLPRAHGSALFTRGQTQALSICTLGALGDVQIIDGLGIEESKRWMHHYNFPQFSVGETGRYGSPGRREIGHGALGERAILAVMPSEEEFPYAIRCVSEVLESNGSTSQASICASTMALMAAGVPIKAPVAGIAMGLVKKGEHYTVLSDIQGMEDHLGDMDFKVAGTAKGVTALQMDIKIDGLSRDILEEALTQAKIGRMHILEHMMSTISESRTSLSQYAPKIVSIKINPDKIRDVIGPGGKVINKIIDETGVKIDTEQDGTIYIASADEAMINRAKEMIESIVREAKVGEYYMATVKRIEKFGAFCEIFPGKDGLLHISEIQEERTKEVEDVLKLGDELLVKCIEIDKQGRVNLSRKVVIKEEKERAEQGK from the coding sequence ATGAACGAAAAAAAGGTCTTTTCGTATGAATGGGCAGGCCGTCCACTTGTAGTAGAAGTAGGACAGCTAGCAAAACAAGCAAATGGTGCTGCGATGATCCGCTACGGCGAAACAGCAGTTTTAGCTACGGCTACAATGTCAAAACAGCCTAAAGCATTAGATTTCTTCCCGTTAACAGTTAACTTTGAAGAACGTCTTTATGCAGCAGGTAAAATCCCAGGTGGTTTCATTAAACGTGAAGGACGTCCATCAGAAGCGGCAGTATTAACTTCTCGCTTAATCGACCGTCCAATCCGTCCAATGTTCCCGGATGGTTTCCGTAATGAAGTACAATCAATTTTAATGGTTATGTCAAATGATTCAGACTGCCCTGCTGATGTAGCGGCAATGTTTGGTTCTTCATTATCATTAGCAATTTCTGATATCCCATTCGACGGACCGATTGCAGGTGTACATGTAGGATATATCGACGGTGAATTCGTTGTGAATCCGACTGTAGAACAATCTGCAAAATCGACAGTTCACTTAACAGTAGCAGGTAACAAAGACGCGATTAACATGGTAGAAGCAGGCGCTTTAGAAGTACCTGAAGAAATCATGCTTGAAGCGATCATGTTCGGTCATGAAGAAATTAAAAAGTTAATTGCTTTCCAAGAGAAAATTGTTGCTGAAGTTGGTAAAGAAAAACTAGAAGTAACATTATATGAATTAGATGCAGACTTAACAGCAGCGATCAAAGCTGAATGTGAAGCTGATATGAATACTGCGATCCAAACAGTGGACAAGCAATTACGTCAAGAAAATATTACAGCAGTAAAAACACGTGTTATCGAATCTTATGAAGCGCAGGAAGCTGACGAAGATACGATGAAACAAGTGAATGCTATTTTAGATAAAATGGTAAAAGACGAAGTGCGTCGTTTAATTACAGAAGATAAAGTTCGTCCGGATGGTCGTAAGCAAGATGAAATCCGCCCGCTTTCTTCTGAAGTAGACCTATTACCACGTGCACACGGTTCAGCATTATTCACACGTGGACAAACGCAAGCATTATCAATTTGTACTTTAGGTGCTTTAGGTGACGTTCAAATTATTGACGGCTTAGGTATTGAAGAGTCAAAACGCTGGATGCACCACTACAACTTCCCACAATTCTCAGTTGGGGAAACAGGTCGTTACGGTAGCCCAGGCCGTCGTGAAATCGGTCACGGTGCATTAGGTGAGCGTGCAATTTTAGCAGTAATGCCATCTGAAGAGGAATTCCCGTATGCAATCCGTTGCGTATCGGAAGTATTGGAATCAAACGGTTCTACTTCTCAAGCATCAATCTGTGCATCAACAATGGCTCTTATGGCTGCAGGTGTGCCAATTAAAGCACCGGTTGCAGGTATAGCAATGGGTCTTGTTAAAAAAGGCGAGCACTATACAGTATTATCAGATATCCAAGGTATGGAAGACCACCTTGGCGACATGGACTTTAAAGTGGCAGGTACAGCTAAAGGTGTAACAGCACTTCAAATGGACATTAAAATCGATGGTCTGTCTCGTGATATTTTAGAAGAAGCATTAACTCAAGCGAAAATCGGCCGTATGCACATTTTAGAGCATATGATGTCAACGATTTCAGAGTCTCGCACTTCATTATCACAATACGCACCAAAAATCGTTTCAATCAAAATTAATCCTGACAAAATCCGCGACGTAATCGGACCGGGTGGTAAAGTAATCAATAAAATTATTGATGAAACAGGCGTTAAAATTGATACAGAACAAGATGGTACAATTTACATCGCTTCAGCTGATGAAGCAATGATTAACCGTGCTAAAGAAATGATCGAATCAATCGTACGCGAAGCTAAAGTAGGCGAGTACTACATGGCAACAGTAAAACGCATTGAAAAATTCGGTGCATTCTGTGAAATCTTCCCAGGTAAAGACGGCTTACTGCATATTTCTGAAATTCAGGAAGAACGTACGAAAGAAGTAGAAGACGTATTAAAACTAGGCGATGAATTACTAGTGAAATGTATCGAGATCGATAAACAAGGTCGCGTAAACTTATCACGTAAAGTAGTTATCAAAGAAGAAAAAGAGCGCGCAGAACAAGGGAAATAA
- a CDS encoding YlmC/YmxH family sporulation protein codes for MLLSELAEKELIEMENGVRYGFLAETECIFDAKTGKIAGFEMPAQMVKMPFQKKKAGMVKYIPWSEIILIGEDRVLFQKTTSTLKHANDD; via the coding sequence ATGCTTTTATCAGAGCTCGCTGAAAAAGAACTGATCGAAATGGAAAACGGTGTTCGATATGGATTTTTAGCTGAGACGGAATGTATTTTTGATGCCAAAACAGGAAAGATTGCCGGATTTGAAATGCCGGCGCAAATGGTGAAAATGCCGTTCCAAAAGAAAAAGGCAGGGATGGTAAAATATATTCCTTGGAGTGAAATTATTTTAATTGGGGAAGACCGGGTATTATTTCAAAAAACAACATCGACATTAAAGCATGCCAATGATGACTGA